The following coding sequences lie in one Leucobacter allii genomic window:
- a CDS encoding Gfo/Idh/MocA family protein, giving the protein MTASLGVAVIGAGMAGKAHAAAYRAASTLYAPVLPEIRLVAIADVYAPLGQETAKRFGFERHVADWRDIAAADDIDVVSVVVANALHREIVEGLLAAGKHVLCEKPLSDTIEDARAMADAAAAAAANGTVARIGFSYLRGPGLAFIRSLIDDGRLGEVLHFSGRYWTDYACRPGTPISWRYQGPAGSGALGDVGSHLSYIAEYLCGPVREVSGGRFHTSITERPKPLGQVVGHTGGAVSDETAPVTNDDYASFNAAFERCVGTLEVSRVAAGHPNDLYVEVFGSRGAARWSQTNPGQVEVMLHDEQGDLAGYRTVPLGPAHPHYAGGWAMDAPGVGIGQNDLFVHQARAFLEEVAGIPEAESLPRCRSFADGVHNMEFLAAVAESAAQGGSSVAVA; this is encoded by the coding sequence GTGACCGCATCCCTCGGCGTCGCCGTCATCGGCGCCGGCATGGCGGGCAAGGCGCACGCCGCCGCCTACCGCGCCGCCTCGACTCTCTACGCCCCCGTGCTGCCCGAGATCCGCCTCGTCGCGATCGCCGACGTCTACGCACCCCTCGGGCAGGAGACCGCGAAGCGCTTCGGCTTCGAGCGCCACGTCGCCGACTGGCGCGACATCGCCGCGGCCGACGACATCGACGTCGTCAGCGTGGTCGTCGCGAACGCGCTGCATCGCGAGATCGTCGAGGGCCTCCTCGCGGCCGGCAAGCACGTGCTGTGCGAGAAGCCGCTGAGCGACACCATCGAGGACGCCCGCGCCATGGCCGACGCCGCCGCGGCTGCAGCAGCGAACGGCACCGTCGCCCGCATCGGCTTCAGTTACCTGCGCGGCCCCGGCCTCGCCTTCATCCGCTCGCTCATCGACGACGGCCGCCTCGGCGAGGTGCTCCATTTCTCCGGCCGCTACTGGACCGACTACGCCTGCCGACCCGGCACCCCCATCAGCTGGCGCTACCAGGGTCCGGCCGGATCCGGCGCGCTCGGCGACGTGGGCAGCCACCTCAGCTATATCGCCGAGTACCTCTGCGGCCCGGTCCGCGAGGTCTCCGGCGGCCGCTTCCACACCTCCATCACCGAGCGCCCGAAGCCCCTCGGCCAGGTCGTCGGGCACACCGGCGGCGCGGTGAGCGACGAGACCGCCCCCGTCACGAACGACGACTACGCGAGCTTCAACGCCGCATTCGAGCGCTGCGTGGGCACCCTCGAGGTCTCCCGCGTGGCCGCCGGCCACCCGAACGACCTGTACGTCGAGGTCTTCGGCTCGCGGGGCGCCGCCCGCTGGTCGCAGACGAACCCGGGCCAGGTGGAGGTCATGCTCCACGACGAGCAGGGCGACCTCGCCGGGTACCGCACGGTGCCCCTCGGCCCCGCCCACCCGCACTACGCCGGCGGCTGGGCGATGGACGCCCCGGGAGTCGGCATCGGCCAGAACGACCTGTTCGTGCACCAGGCGCGCGCCTTCCTCGAGGAGGTCGCGGGGATCCCCGAGGCCGAGTCGCTCCCGCGCTGCAGGAGCTTCGCCGACGGCGTGCACAACATGGAGTTCCTCGCCGCCGTCGCCGAGTCCGCCGCGCAGGGCGGATCCTCCGTCGCCGTGGCGTGA
- a CDS encoding sugar phosphate isomerase/epimerase family protein, protein MKLGVYNAILHDRSLPEAIRVVRELGLTGIELNTGGFLPPTHIPNREQILESDAARDEFLGLFEGTGVRIAGLNCNGNPLHPKPAIGEAHAEDVRRSIRLAERLGQDRVVTMSGLPGGEPAATVTNWVVNAWNSAALDVLDYQWDVAAKFWRETDRFAAEHGVKVALELHPQNLVFNSADVHKLIELTGATHVGVELDASHLFWQQMDPVAVVRHLGELVVHAAAKDVRVNPEWARLNGVLDNSFRRLSPEEPRTNLGGDEWANEWPQHSAWDFVALGRGHDTAYWTEFLRALHEVDPEMWVNIEHEDVSLGRIEGLEVASRVLRDADAALGA, encoded by the coding sequence ATGAAACTCGGCGTCTACAACGCGATCCTCCACGACCGGAGCCTCCCCGAGGCCATCCGCGTCGTCCGCGAGCTCGGCCTCACCGGCATCGAGCTCAACACGGGAGGCTTCCTGCCCCCGACCCACATCCCCAACCGGGAGCAGATCCTCGAGTCCGACGCCGCGCGCGACGAGTTCCTCGGCCTGTTCGAGGGGACCGGCGTGCGGATCGCGGGCCTCAACTGCAACGGCAATCCGCTGCACCCGAAGCCTGCCATCGGCGAGGCCCACGCGGAGGACGTCCGCCGCTCGATCCGGCTCGCCGAGCGGCTCGGGCAGGATCGCGTGGTCACCATGTCGGGGCTCCCCGGCGGCGAGCCCGCCGCGACCGTCACCAACTGGGTGGTGAACGCCTGGAACTCGGCCGCACTCGACGTGCTCGACTACCAGTGGGATGTCGCGGCGAAGTTCTGGCGCGAAACCGACCGCTTCGCGGCCGAGCACGGGGTGAAGGTCGCCCTCGAGCTGCACCCGCAGAACCTCGTGTTCAACTCCGCCGACGTGCACAAGCTCATCGAGCTCACGGGCGCCACGCACGTCGGAGTGGAGCTCGACGCCTCGCACCTGTTCTGGCAGCAGATGGATCCCGTCGCCGTCGTGCGGCACCTCGGCGAGCTCGTCGTCCACGCCGCCGCGAAGGACGTGCGCGTGAACCCGGAGTGGGCGCGGCTCAACGGCGTGCTCGACAACTCCTTCCGCCGCCTCTCCCCGGAGGAGCCGCGCACGAACCTCGGCGGCGACGAGTGGGCCAACGAGTGGCCGCAGCACTCGGCGTGGGACTTCGTCGCGCTCGGCCGCGGACACGACACCGCGTACTGGACGGAGTTCCTCCGCGCGCTGCACGAGGTCGATCCCGAGATGTGGGTCAACATCGAGCACGAGGACGTCTCGCTCGGCCGGATCGAGGGGCTCGAGGTCGCCTCGCGGGTGCTCCGCGACGCCGACGCCGCCCTCGGGGCCTGA
- the iolG gene encoding inositol 2-dehydrogenase yields MTQQPIRFGLIGTGRIGQVHAASIAASPNAALAWVADPFVDGANALAERYGATATADATELIAAGTGAAPQIDAVLIASPTPTHVDLIEASVRAGLPVLCEKPIDLDIARVDALRPLVAELGVPVALGFNRRFDPNHASARARVAAGEIGALEQLIIISRDPAAPPADYIAVSGGIFRDMTIHDFDMARFFAPDIVSVSATGTRAFDPGAREHGDFDTAVVTLETSAGAVITIVNSRHSAVGYDQRIEAFGSGGMLQVGNPLSNTVSVSTAAAVEARPAYPEFFLERYAAAYAAELEEFVKLARGEASTSPTFEDGRAALVLADAAQRSAVEGVAVAVAL; encoded by the coding sequence ATGACGCAGCAGCCCATCCGCTTCGGACTCATCGGCACCGGCCGCATCGGCCAGGTGCACGCCGCCAGCATCGCCGCCTCCCCGAACGCCGCCCTCGCCTGGGTCGCCGACCCCTTCGTCGACGGTGCGAACGCCCTCGCCGAGCGGTACGGCGCGACCGCGACCGCCGACGCGACGGAGCTCATCGCCGCGGGTACCGGCGCCGCGCCGCAGATCGACGCCGTGCTCATCGCCTCGCCGACGCCCACCCACGTCGACCTCATCGAGGCCTCGGTGCGCGCGGGCCTCCCCGTGCTGTGCGAGAAGCCCATCGATCTCGACATCGCGCGCGTCGACGCGCTGCGCCCGCTCGTCGCCGAGCTCGGCGTGCCGGTCGCGCTCGGCTTCAACCGCCGCTTCGATCCGAACCACGCCTCGGCCCGCGCGCGGGTGGCCGCCGGCGAGATCGGGGCGCTCGAGCAGCTCATCATCATCAGCCGCGATCCGGCGGCTCCGCCCGCCGACTACATCGCGGTCTCGGGCGGGATCTTCCGCGATATGACCATCCACGACTTCGATATGGCGCGGTTCTTCGCCCCCGATATCGTCTCGGTCAGCGCCACCGGCACGCGCGCCTTCGATCCCGGGGCCCGCGAGCACGGCGACTTCGACACCGCGGTCGTGACCCTCGAGACCTCCGCCGGCGCCGTCATCACCATCGTGAACTCTCGGCACAGCGCCGTGGGCTACGATCAGCGGATCGAGGCCTTCGGCTCGGGCGGCATGCTGCAGGTGGGCAATCCGCTCTCGAACACCGTCTCGGTCTCCACGGCCGCCGCCGTCGAGGCGCGTCCGGCCTACCCCGAGTTCTTCCTCGAGCGCTACGCCGCGGCGTACGCGGCCGAACTCGAGGAGTTCGTGAAGCTCGCGCGCGGCGAGGCCTCGACGAGCCCGACGTTCGAGGACGGCCGCGCCGCGCTCGTCCTCGCCGATGCCGCCCAGCGATCGGCGGTCGAGGGCGTCGCGGTCGCGGTCGCGCTGTGA
- a CDS encoding sugar phosphate isomerase/epimerase family protein → MVRIALDPTPYNGTHHLLEFPDLVARLGYEYLQLTPNPDFGRHFHHPKVDTAMIAQLKKRARDAGVTITSVLPVQRLGGPEPHQVAAAVRNTTRYIEIAAELEAPIVNTEFSGRPEREEDSENAFYDAMAALIPVLEREGVTMNIDPHPDDFVEDGLEGWRIIRGLNTTRVGFVYVAAHTFHYGDRAASLIPEVGDRLGAVYAADTFDHTRSNGLRYITNPPGNAVRVHQHLDIGDGDVDWSGLFGALAQSGFLAREDALIVSNVFAEDERADESARHQLAALRELIAGA, encoded by the coding sequence ATGGTCCGCATCGCCCTCGATCCCACCCCCTACAACGGCACGCATCATCTGCTGGAGTTCCCCGACCTCGTCGCGCGGCTCGGCTACGAGTATCTGCAGCTCACGCCGAACCCCGACTTCGGGCGGCACTTCCACCACCCCAAGGTGGACACCGCGATGATCGCGCAGCTCAAGAAGCGGGCGCGCGACGCCGGGGTGACCATCACCTCCGTGCTGCCCGTGCAGCGCCTCGGCGGGCCGGAGCCGCATCAGGTCGCGGCGGCGGTGCGCAACACCACCCGATACATCGAGATCGCGGCGGAGCTCGAGGCGCCGATCGTCAACACGGAGTTCTCGGGCCGCCCCGAGCGCGAGGAGGACTCCGAGAACGCGTTCTACGACGCGATGGCGGCGCTCATCCCGGTGCTCGAGCGCGAGGGCGTCACCATGAACATCGACCCGCACCCGGACGACTTCGTCGAGGACGGGCTCGAGGGCTGGCGCATCATCCGCGGGCTCAACACGACGCGAGTCGGCTTCGTCTACGTCGCCGCGCACACGTTCCACTACGGCGACCGCGCCGCGTCGCTGATCCCCGAGGTCGGCGACCGCCTCGGCGCCGTCTACGCGGCGGACACCTTCGATCACACCCGCTCGAACGGGCTGCGCTACATCACGAACCCGCCGGGCAACGCGGTGCGCGTGCACCAGCACCTGGACATCGGCGACGGCGACGTCGACTGGAGCGGGCTCTTCGGGGCGCTCGCGCAGAGCGGGTTCCTCGCGCGGGAGGACGCGCTCATCGTGTCCAACGTCTTCGCGGAGGACGAGCGCGCGGACGAGAGCGCCCGGCACCAGCTCGCGGCGCTGCGCGAGCTCATCGCGGGGGCGTAG
- a CDS encoding sulfite exporter TauE/SafE family protein, with translation MTLLPQLPAVAWALLATAALIVGFSKTALPGVNTISIAIFAAILPARHSTGALLVLLIVGDAFAVWAYRKHASWPTILRLAPAVVGGLALGAVFLALADDSWVRRVIGIILLLVVGFTVWRRWISSGGAPAGRAASIGYGSLGGFTTMVANAGGPVMSMYFLAARFPVKAFLGTAAWFFACINLAKLPFSIGLGLIDAGSLVLDLLLVPGVIIGALLGRWAANRMRQGFFDVAVLGATVLGAVYLLI, from the coding sequence ATGACGCTCCTCCCCCAGCTCCCCGCCGTCGCCTGGGCGCTGCTCGCGACGGCGGCGCTCATCGTCGGCTTCTCGAAGACGGCGCTGCCCGGCGTGAACACGATCTCGATCGCGATCTTCGCCGCGATCCTGCCGGCGCGGCACTCCACCGGAGCGCTGCTCGTCCTGCTCATCGTCGGCGACGCCTTCGCGGTCTGGGCGTACCGCAAGCACGCGAGCTGGCCCACGATCCTGCGACTGGCCCCCGCGGTCGTCGGCGGCCTCGCGCTCGGCGCGGTGTTCCTCGCGCTCGCCGACGACTCCTGGGTACGGCGCGTGATCGGGATCATCCTGCTGCTCGTCGTGGGCTTCACCGTCTGGCGGCGCTGGATCTCCTCGGGGGGCGCCCCTGCCGGTCGGGCCGCCAGCATCGGCTACGGCTCGCTCGGCGGCTTCACCACCATGGTCGCGAATGCGGGCGGCCCCGTGATGTCCATGTACTTCCTCGCGGCCCGCTTCCCGGTGAAGGCGTTCCTCGGCACGGCCGCGTGGTTCTTCGCGTGCATCAACCTGGCGAAGCTGCCGTTCTCGATCGGGCTCGGCCTCATCGACGCGGGCAGCCTCGTGCTCGATCTGCTGCTCGTGCCCGGCGTGATCATCGGGGCGCTGCTCGGGCGCTGGGCGGCGAACCGCATGCGCCAGGGCTTCTTCGACGTCGCCGTGCTCGGCGCGACCGTGCTGGGCGCGGTCTATCTGCTGATCTGA
- the pnuC gene encoding nicotinamide riboside transporter PnuC, which yields MNALQWLVEAFTAHWELPGGQTLLVREVVGNVFGLASALGGMRRRIWAWPVGIIGNLLLLTVFLGSILTPEHSLPSLLGQAGRQVMFIAVAVYGWIRWRRAGDGGRLTPRWAPAGARVGIVLVLLLGTVALTPVFRALGSWDPVWADAWTFVGSLLATYGMAKGWTEFWLVWIAVDLVGVPLLFSSGYYATALMYVFYGVFTAIGFVVWCRAHAKPRIDTLMPDPRTTPAVRGRE from the coding sequence ATGAACGCGCTGCAGTGGCTCGTCGAGGCCTTCACCGCGCACTGGGAACTGCCCGGCGGGCAGACGCTGCTCGTGCGCGAGGTGGTCGGCAACGTCTTCGGGCTCGCGAGCGCGCTCGGCGGTATGCGCCGGCGCATCTGGGCCTGGCCGGTCGGGATCATCGGCAATCTGCTGCTGCTCACCGTGTTCCTCGGTTCGATCCTCACCCCCGAGCACTCGCTGCCGAGCCTGCTCGGCCAGGCGGGCCGCCAGGTGATGTTCATCGCCGTCGCGGTCTACGGCTGGATCCGCTGGCGGCGTGCGGGCGACGGCGGCCGGCTCACGCCGCGCTGGGCCCCTGCGGGAGCACGCGTCGGCATCGTGCTCGTCCTGCTGCTCGGCACGGTCGCGCTGACGCCGGTGTTCCGCGCGCTCGGCTCCTGGGATCCGGTCTGGGCCGACGCCTGGACCTTCGTCGGCTCGCTGCTCGCCACCTACGGCATGGCGAAGGGGTGGACGGAGTTCTGGCTCGTCTGGATCGCCGTCGACCTCGTCGGCGTGCCGCTGCTGTTCAGCTCCGGCTATTACGCCACGGCCCTCATGTACGTCTTCTACGGCGTGTTCACCGCGATCGGCTTCGTCGTGTGGTGCCGCGCCCACGCCAAGCCCCGGATCGACACGCTCATGCCCGACCCGCGGACCACCCCGGCCGTTCGCGGGCGGGAGTAG
- a CDS encoding Gfo/Idh/MocA family protein has protein sequence MRIGLVGFGVGGRLFHLPYLQAATEWELAGVVARSPQRVAELAAEAPGVPAFASLDAIIDAGVDAVVITTPPATRRELVLRALQRGVHVVADKPFAPDAATARELIAAADRAGRTLTVFHNRRWDTDLVTLRSVLDSGRLGRVWRADFALEQDDRSVLAQGPDEGLLRDLGAHVVDQLAQLFGPVARVDAHLDWVGAGDARVDVGFVLGLHHAGGVHSSVSSSKGARREDRRMIVYGREGNYESHMSDVQVEQLRAGLRPATDADAWGVEAPERWGVLHDGSGPTPIPSLRGDYTEFYRDLHRAIATGTPPAVRLSEALHTVAVLDAARESAISGTRVEVAATPGS, from the coding sequence ATGAGGATCGGACTCGTCGGATTCGGCGTCGGGGGCAGGCTCTTCCATCTGCCCTACCTCCAGGCGGCGACGGAGTGGGAGCTCGCGGGCGTCGTGGCGCGCTCGCCGCAGCGGGTCGCCGAGCTCGCGGCCGAGGCGCCCGGCGTGCCCGCGTTCGCCTCGCTCGATGCGATCATCGACGCCGGCGTCGACGCGGTGGTCATCACCACCCCGCCGGCCACCCGGCGGGAGCTCGTGCTGCGCGCGCTCCAGCGCGGCGTGCACGTCGTCGCCGACAAGCCCTTCGCCCCCGATGCGGCGACGGCGCGCGAGCTCATCGCCGCCGCCGACCGTGCCGGCCGAACGCTCACGGTCTTCCACAACCGGCGCTGGGACACGGACCTCGTGACGCTGCGCTCCGTGCTCGACTCGGGTCGGCTCGGCCGCGTGTGGCGCGCCGATTTCGCGCTCGAGCAGGACGACCGCTCCGTGCTCGCGCAGGGACCGGATGAGGGCCTGCTGCGCGACCTCGGCGCGCACGTCGTGGATCAGCTCGCCCAGCTCTTCGGACCCGTCGCGCGGGTGGACGCACACCTCGACTGGGTGGGCGCGGGCGACGCCCGCGTCGACGTCGGCTTCGTGCTCGGGCTCCACCACGCGGGCGGCGTCCACAGCTCCGTCTCCTCCTCGAAGGGCGCGCGGCGGGAGGACCGCCGCATGATCGTCTACGGCCGCGAGGGCAACTACGAGTCGCACATGTCCGATGTGCAGGTCGAGCAGCTGCGGGCGGGCCTGCGGCCCGCCACCGACGCGGACGCCTGGGGGGTCGAGGCGCCCGAGCGCTGGGGCGTGCTGCACGACGGATCCGGCCCGACCCCGATCCCTTCCCTGCGCGGGGACTACACCGAGTTCTACCGGGATCTGCATCGCGCGATCGCGACGGGGACGCCGCCCGCGGTGCGGCTCTCCGAGGCGCTGCACACCGTCGCGGTGCTCGACGCGGCGCGCGAGAGCGCGATCTCGGGCACTCGCGTCGAGGTGGCCGCGACCCCCGGATCCTGA
- a CDS encoding TIM barrel protein gives MLFLELPFEERVRRIHERGFLVEIWDWSAKDLPALAATGAEFSSMTGYLRGDLTSTEGRAALLSTARESLAAAEILDAPRLNLHGTGLGEGGIPVAPHPVVSGADWLHAAETLRQIAELGAAAGCTFVLENLNTAVDHPGTPFARAADTLALVRAVDHPALRLNLDLYHAQIGEGNLIALVTEALPWIGEIQVADVPGRCEPGTGEIRYEAVARALRELGYAGVVGMEAWASGDSDAALDAFAAAFADIPA, from the coding sequence ATGCTCTTCCTCGAGCTGCCGTTCGAGGAGCGGGTGCGCCGCATCCACGAGCGCGGCTTCCTCGTGGAGATCTGGGACTGGAGTGCGAAGGATCTCCCCGCGCTCGCGGCGACCGGCGCCGAGTTCTCCTCGATGACCGGCTACCTCCGCGGCGATCTCACCAGCACGGAGGGGCGCGCCGCGCTCCTCTCCACCGCCCGCGAGTCGCTCGCGGCCGCGGAGATCCTCGATGCGCCGCGGCTGAACCTGCACGGCACGGGCCTCGGCGAGGGCGGGATCCCCGTCGCGCCGCACCCCGTGGTGTCCGGCGCCGACTGGCTGCACGCCGCCGAGACGCTCCGGCAGATCGCGGAGCTCGGAGCCGCGGCGGGGTGCACCTTCGTGCTCGAGAATCTCAACACCGCGGTGGACCACCCGGGCACCCCGTTCGCCCGCGCGGCCGACACGCTCGCGCTCGTGCGCGCCGTCGATCACCCCGCGCTGCGGCTCAACCTCGACCTCTACCACGCGCAGATCGGCGAGGGGAATCTCATCGCGCTCGTGACCGAGGCGCTGCCGTGGATCGGCGAGATCCAGGTCGCCGACGTGCCGGGACGGTGCGAGCCCGGCACGGGGGAGATCCGCTACGAGGCCGTCGCGCGGGCGCTGCGCGAGCTCGGCTACGCCGGCGTCGTCGGCATGGAGGCCTGGGCGAGCGGTGATTCCGATGCCGCCCTCGACGCCTTCGCCGCGGCCTTCGCCGACATCCCAGCGTAG
- a CDS encoding RNA polymerase sigma factor, with protein MEARGAPDDALWRRALEGDGDAFGAIFDAHRDRVFAHCLRALQSFHDAEDATAVAFLELWRKRADARTVDGSILPWLLVTATNTCRNLHRSRRRYQRVLQRLPRSETAPSAEDRAELASELSPELAVALERLGAADARLFALVALEGYSPAEAAVVLGRSSGAVRTRLHRIRTRLRAHLEPEAAGSRAEEAACEPTP; from the coding sequence ATGGAAGCACGAGGAGCGCCGGACGACGCGCTGTGGCGGCGGGCACTGGAGGGCGACGGAGACGCCTTCGGGGCGATCTTCGACGCTCATCGGGATCGCGTCTTCGCCCACTGCCTCCGCGCGCTGCAGTCGTTCCACGACGCGGAGGACGCGACGGCCGTCGCCTTCCTCGAACTCTGGCGCAAGCGCGCCGATGCGCGGACGGTGGACGGCTCGATCCTGCCGTGGCTGCTCGTCACGGCCACCAACACGTGCCGCAATCTGCATCGTTCGCGCCGCAGGTACCAGCGCGTTCTGCAGCGCCTGCCGCGCAGCGAGACCGCGCCCTCCGCCGAGGATCGGGCCGAGCTCGCATCGGAGCTGAGCCCGGAACTCGCGGTCGCGCTCGAACGCCTGGGCGCCGCGGATGCGCGGCTGTTCGCGCTCGTCGCGCTCGAGGGCTACTCGCCCGCCGAGGCGGCCGTCGTGCTCGGTCGCAGCAGCGGGGCGGTCCGCACACGGCTGCACCGGATCCGCACGCGCCTCCGGGCGCATCTCGAGCCCGAAGCCGCGGGGTCCCGAGCCGAGGAGGCAGCATGCGAACCGACACCCTGA
- a CDS encoding sugar porter family MFS transporter produces MSATPGQNTSTLPPLTAGPHQRRLGLVAVIATFGGLLFGYDTGVANGAERPLQAEMGFDTLQIGIVISSLVFAAAFGAMLFGRIADKIGRRPTIILLAVLFFCGTLLVVTSPSGPEHGTHTTLGFSLLVAGRIALGFAVGGASAVVPVYLAELAPFEIRGSLSGRNELMIVVGQLAAFIVNAIIAALWGHVDGVWRIMFAICALPAIVLFFGMLRMPESPRWLVEQGRADDALAVLRTVRSEDRAAAEFAEVQRVTQEERAESERRLGIRAVLSNKNLLVILLVACGLGIAQQFTGVNAIMYYGQRMLAESGFSEDMIGWVNIAPGVIAVIGGVVALFMMDRVDRRTNFLWGYGLTALSHVLIAVAMMFLFPEGSPARPWVFLVLIVIMIGSIQLFLNIATWVYLSEVFPLHMRGIGMGVSVFVLWIANGVLALLVPSIVGAVGMGLFVIFAIVNVVSFLFIKRFVPETRGRTLEELEEDVMTGAIYVPRER; encoded by the coding sequence ATGTCCGCCACACCAGGCCAGAACACCTCGACACTGCCGCCGCTCACCGCAGGCCCGCACCAGCGGCGGCTCGGCCTCGTCGCCGTCATCGCGACCTTCGGCGGCCTTCTCTTCGGCTACGACACGGGCGTCGCCAACGGCGCCGAGCGCCCGCTCCAGGCCGAGATGGGCTTCGACACGCTGCAGATCGGCATCGTGATCAGCTCGCTCGTCTTCGCCGCGGCCTTCGGCGCGATGCTCTTCGGCCGCATCGCCGACAAGATCGGCCGCCGCCCGACCATCATCCTGCTGGCGGTGCTCTTCTTCTGCGGCACCCTGCTCGTCGTGACCTCCCCGAGCGGCCCCGAGCACGGTACGCACACGACGCTCGGCTTCTCGCTGCTGGTCGCGGGGCGGATCGCGCTCGGCTTCGCCGTCGGCGGCGCGTCCGCCGTCGTGCCGGTGTACCTCGCCGAACTCGCACCCTTCGAGATCCGCGGCTCGCTCTCCGGCCGCAACGAGCTCATGATCGTCGTGGGTCAGCTCGCCGCTTTCATCGTCAACGCCATCATCGCGGCGCTGTGGGGGCATGTCGACGGCGTCTGGCGCATCATGTTCGCCATCTGCGCGCTGCCCGCGATCGTGCTCTTCTTCGGGATGCTGCGGATGCCGGAGTCCCCCCGCTGGCTCGTGGAACAGGGGCGCGCCGACGACGCGCTCGCGGTGCTCCGCACGGTGCGCTCGGAGGATCGGGCCGCCGCGGAGTTCGCCGAGGTGCAGCGCGTCACCCAGGAGGAGCGCGCCGAGTCGGAGCGCCGCCTCGGCATCCGCGCCGTGCTCTCCAACAAGAACCTCCTCGTGATCCTGCTCGTGGCCTGCGGCCTCGGCATCGCCCAGCAGTTCACCGGCGTCAACGCCATCATGTACTACGGCCAGCGGATGCTCGCCGAGTCCGGGTTCAGCGAGGACATGATCGGCTGGGTGAACATCGCCCCCGGCGTGATCGCCGTGATCGGCGGGGTCGTCGCGCTCTTCATGATGGACCGGGTCGACCGTCGCACCAACTTCCTGTGGGGCTACGGGCTCACCGCCCTCTCGCACGTGCTCATCGCGGTCGCGATGATGTTCCTCTTCCCCGAGGGCAGCCCCGCGCGCCCGTGGGTGTTCCTCGTGCTCATCGTCATCATGATCGGCTCGATCCAGCTGTTCCTCAACATCGCCACCTGGGTCTACCTCTCCGAGGTGTTCCCGCTGCACATGCGCGGGATCGGCATGGGCGTCTCCGTCTTCGTGCTCTGGATCGCGAACGGCGTGCTCGCGCTGCTCGTGCCCTCCATCGTGGGCGCGGTCGGCATGGGGCTGTTCGTCATCTTCGCGATCGTCAACGTCGTCTCCTTCCTCTTCATCAAGCGCTTCGTCCCCGAAACCCGCGGCCGCACGCTCGAAGAGCTCGAGGAGGACGTGATGACGGGCGCGATCTACGTGCCCCGCGAGCGGTAG
- a CDS encoding LacI family DNA-binding transcriptional regulator: MKRPTIYDVAQRAGVSKSLVSLVLRGSPRVSEEKREAVLAAVAELDYTPSRLAAGLAGTRTRSIGVVVDDFANLWFAPALEGLRAAVAAGGYSLSVADTALNAHLSQDPIAVFRSLRVDGVVLAGEISAEAARQLAVPAVVLGTRAIEAARVPVIASDETAGGRLATAHLAELGHRRIACISGPGPSASAREAGYLAELAARGLGASLVRAEQTTEAAGAAAADAMLAELASAPGAEAPTAVFAVNDPLAVGAIGALRGQGFEVPRDVSVVGYDDSPIASYRLVSLTSVSGDVRELGEAAGADLVAMLEGEGEFPPSRRLAPRLVVRRSTAAPRAHRRSPGAGPV, translated from the coding sequence ATGAAACGGCCCACGATCTACGACGTCGCCCAGCGGGCCGGCGTCTCCAAGTCGCTGGTCTCGCTCGTGCTGCGCGGCTCCCCGCGCGTGAGCGAGGAGAAGCGCGAGGCCGTCCTCGCCGCGGTCGCCGAGCTCGACTACACGCCGAGCCGCCTCGCCGCCGGCCTCGCGGGGACCCGCACGCGCAGCATCGGCGTCGTCGTCGACGACTTCGCGAACCTCTGGTTCGCCCCCGCCCTCGAGGGGCTGCGCGCCGCAGTCGCCGCCGGGGGCTACAGCCTGAGCGTCGCCGACACCGCGCTCAACGCCCACCTCAGCCAGGATCCGATCGCGGTGTTCCGCTCGCTGCGGGTCGACGGCGTCGTGCTCGCCGGGGAGATCTCGGCCGAGGCGGCGCGGCAGCTCGCGGTTCCCGCGGTGGTGCTCGGCACGCGCGCGATCGAGGCGGCGCGGGTGCCGGTCATCGCGAGCGACGAGACGGCGGGGGGTCGCCTCGCTACGGCGCACCTCGCGGAACTCGGCCACCGGCGCATCGCGTGCATCTCCGGGCCGGGGCCGAGCGCCTCGGCGCGCGAGGCCGGCTATCTGGCGGAGCTCGCCGCGCGAGGACTCGGGGCGAGCCTGGTGCGCGCGGAGCAGACGACGGAGGCCGCGGGCGCCGCCGCTGCCGACGCGATGCTCGCGGAGCTCGCATCCGCACCGGGTGCCGAGGCGCCCACCGCGGTGTTCGCCGTGAACGACCCGCTCGCCGTCGGTGCCATCGGCGCGCTCCGCGGTCAGGGCTTCGAGGTGCCGCGAGACGTCTCGGTGGTGGGCTACGACGACTCGCCGATCGCGAGCTACCGGCTGGTCTCGCTGACCTCCGTGAGCGGCGATGTCCGCGAGTTGGGCGAGGCGGCGGGCGCCGACCTCGTCGCGATGCTGGAGGGCGAGGGCGAGTTCCCGCCGTCGCGGCGGCTCGCCCCGCGCCTCGTGGTGCGCCGTTCGACGGCCGCCCCGCGCGCGCATCGCCGCTCGCCCGGCGCCGGTCCGGTGTAA